The genomic DNA ATTTAGCCTCTTTGCCTTTGCTTTCTTGCCTTTCATCACCCTGCCTTTTGTGCTTGAAGGGCAAGCCCACAAAGTCTAAGTGGCACCTACATAGTAAGCTTTGCCCCCTTGCCCTTGTCTACCACACCGATTAGTTTTCGAAATATTTTATGACACATCAGCATCGTAACGTGTTTTTTGTTATGTGTATTAGTTAATGTCCCTTAATTTCTTTTCAGTCATTAATTTCTAATCTTTTTTCTCCtcatttttttgtgttatattAGAAACACTCCTCCTTTTTTATACTACTATAACGCCTATGGGGCAGTGCTGTGGGCGCTATCAAGCCCCTTCACGCCTCTATAAGACTCACTATGCATTGTGTTAGTTTAGCatttttatcattacattttctagagttaaatgccattttagtacCTATGGTTTGAGTCATTTTaccagtttagttcaaaggtttcattttcgCATGTGGATCCAAAAAAGTTTCACCATTGTCATTtaagtccactgggttaactttatccattttttatgttaacaagaagggcaattcagtcattttatatggccgaattctTCTTCTAGTTaatagaattacatataaaatgaccgaattgcccttatcgttaacagaaaaaatggacgAAGTTAACCCAGTGAACTAAAGGGGTAACGGTGAAAACTTTTTGGACacacaggtgaaaaatgaaacattttgtTTAAAAATCTCAAATGGCCACAACTCGCTCACCTCTATTGGATTAGAAGGACGTATTCATATTAAGTTATAACTTGCCCAGAATAGTCACTAATGGTGATTAGGATGGAATTAAAGTTGGTAGAGTGATGTCGACTAATGACTAGTAAGTGTACATCAGAATTTTAGAAGACCAGGTGTTTTAAAATGTGTGGGATGCTGAAGTCGATGCCAGCACTACTGTTGGACCATTGATGTATTTGTGCCATCACAATTATACAAAACCGTCAATCACTTGAACGCAAGTTCATCAATCACTCAAACACAAGTTGAatcaaaagataaaaaaaaaactaatgaatTGAGAACCGAAGGACCACCACTGATGCTATGGTAATACTGTGCATCAAACGCACAAGTTGAACGTCAAATTGTGCGAAAAGCTGAACAAATTAAAAGAAAGCAACCGAAGAATCATAGTCGAAGGAATGATTACAAAGGATCAtttaaacagaaaataaaaacagATTCTTTTTAAGCATTAGCGGCGACCCATGGTGTTGTTGCCGCTAATGATTTATGTCAGCGCTATTTGCGACGCCACTAGTGTTGCAATTTGTTGTAGGTCTGTCGTGTTGACCTTCTGATAACGTCGTAAAACAACAATCGCATGATTGATCATAAGAACCAAAATAAACATGGATTGATCTTTTGATTCTAAATATATCCTAAATATTTGAtgcaaaaagaaaagaaaaaaaaaagaaacaggaCTACTTGAGGCATTTTCACATGTGCATGAATAATGCTGTTGAGTATACCCAAATCAAAAGGTGACACATAAGTGGTTATTCACGTATATGTTATTGTTTAGCGGacaataatgaaataaaacattatacatgaacaatgaacaaTGAACAAAAGTAGATACTCTATTGTAACTCTGCATATCACTTACCGTCCTCGAGAGGACATCACCCTGGTAAGTAATGTACTCTACAACCAAAAGGTTAGGAGTTCAAATCGTGTAAAGTGCAAGTCGTGGCGTACGCATATCTATCCTAGAAAATTTAGAAAACCCTGTTAAAAAAGGAAAACATATTGACAGTTACCCAGTTGAAAGTAAACTAAATGGAAAATCTAGTTAGCTTTTAGCCTCGAGAATATAATCTTGAATTCAGTTCACCCTTGTGTTAATTGGGTAAAAGACCTGCAAGTGGCTGTGAATCCGACAACTACCCAAGTCAAGGCTCCAGAGGTAGGGCTGGCAGTTGGCTTGGCTGCATTTAAGCCCAATGCTTCATCACCAATTTATTACAATTATTCTACATTAACCATCGCCATATGTATGTATCCCCTTTAGGAGGCAACTCAAACCGTCTAACCTCTTCAtttccacctccacctccaccctATAATATAATCAGTTTTCTATCTTAATCACAAACCCAATGATGCGTAGTGTTTCAAGCTCGAGCTCTACAAGGGGCATCGCTGCCATTGTTGGCGTTGGTCCTAATCTCGGCCGCTCAGTGGCTCGGAAGTTCGCTCACGAAGGATACACCGTCGCAATCCTTGCCCGCGACCTAGGTATTCTCACTCTATCTTAACTATCTCTCCTTATGTTGATCAGATCTATGATCTAACGCATTTGCAGGGAGATTATCACGATTTGCGGATGAAATAGCGAGGGAAGAGAAGGCGCAGGTGTACGCTATTCGTATCGATTGCTCAGAATCTCAAAGCGTTAGAGAAGCATTCGAAGGCGTTCTCTCGTTAGGGTTTGTCGAGGTTTTGGTTTATAATGCTTACCAACCTATTCCATGGCAGTACGGCGGTCCTTCAAGCTTCACTGACATTCGACTAGATTCGTTTCAAAAATCCCTAACTGTCTCTTCCGTTAGTGCTTTACACTGTGCTCAACAGGTACATTGTTCCATCATCTTTACATCATTGATTGCAGTTCTTTATCATAGTTTTATAATATACGGGATTTTACTAGGTACATttgatttgtttttgttttatttacagGTGTTGCCAGGAATGGTGGAAAGAGGAAGAGGGACCATTATATTCACCGGATGTGCTGCTTCTTTATCAGGCGTCGCCGGATTCTCTGAATTATGTACGCATGCATCTTTTGTATTCTTTGTTTCATAAATCTAAGGtcttttcattccatttctacaAGTCTTTAATGTCAATTCCCGTAAGATATTCGTACAAAAAATTCCCAACTCTTAAAATCTTGTATCAACTAAATTCTTGTATCAACAATTATTTTTTACATAGAAgtgttgattatgtgaacatgcATGTTTATAAAAAAGTAAAACAGATATTCCTAAATAGTATTGATAATTTGTTATAATTGATAATTAGGTTGTGGGAAGTTTGCATTAAGAGGATTATCCCAATGTTTGGCTAAAGAATTTCATCCACTTGGTATACACGTAGCACATGTCATCATCGACGGCGTTATTGGTGCATCTAGGTGCGTTTGTTTTCTTAATATATTCTTGACATATTAATTTGGGGGACAAATCATCATAAGAAAATTAGTTTTGTCAAATTTGGATTGGTGTTTTTGCTTGGAGATTCTTCTTGATTGTCGGCTTTTCTTGAACTATATCCTTTCAATGATTGCCGAATATGCGATTTCTATtttcttaattattttaaaaGACTTCAGAAGAGATTTTTTTACATTGATATGTCGATGAATATAAGAACCATTAAAAACTCGTTGGTGAAGGCCTGTGACAAAACCTAGCGCGGGCGAAAACTTCACCAACGCATTAGCGATTGACATTTCCAACATATCACCATCAATATGTTCATTGACGGATGACCGACAGTAAGCGCACTAACAGATAAACGATGAACATTACTGGTAAATCATCGATGACAAATTATTATTGACTATCAACCGAAAAACTCACCGATGGATCGAAAATAGTTTAATTACCAAGAAAGTAACGACTGCCTTCTTCAGTCACTTATTTCACCGACGGATTACCGCTAGATGGTAACATACAAAAATTTGTAAGTATTTGTCAGGTAATCTGTCACCTCTCTCGTATGGTGATCTTTTAGTGATCACAGGACGCAGTGATGACCAATTAAAAATAGTTTTACATATTTCTTTGTTCTTGACTTATGTTGGTTATCCAGTCGCGTCTATTGATGAACTTTAGGCAGTGAAAGTTATTTTTCTATTAACAGAATAATCATCTACCATCACCATAGATTGATAGTCCAAcatcttttctttttcttattgAGAGGTAAGAAATTGAGTTATATCTATCACCTAATAAATGATTATATATCGGAGACGTATCACCTTCATATTTCACCTTATAATTTATTTTTTCGCCTAGTTTTAACATTATTTTTTCCTCGAATTTCTAGGATTCCCCTTATTTCTTAGTTTCTAATTTGGAGAGTGTTGTAGACTAAAAAAAGAAAGTCGTCGTTCCAAAAAATATAAAGATATTGCTTTTATACAATTCTTGAATTCAAATTAACATTAATTATTTTACAATATTAACAATTTTTGAAAAAAGATTGATtatagatgttttttttttctaaatttacTTTATCAATAATTAGCATCAAAGTtttaataacttttttataccTATAAGTGAATCATCAATTGTACTTCTTAATGTTTAGCCGGTGTAACACGGTTCTATTCTAGTATTTAATAAAATAGAAGAAAATCATCGATAGAACCAAATTAGAAGTACTGAATCATGTCCTGTTATTTTCCTTGGTGTGTGAAAGTTCTATATAACTcctcttttaaaaaaaaaaaaccattaatatttgtgttttttttgatgtttttgatatCCTTTAAAGTTTTTGATTCAGATTCTTGTTCCCGTCTTTTTCAATATATGAGGAGCGTAAGGAAAACTCAAAACCTTCACATTCTTGTCCAAAATATTTACTACTAAAACAACCTAAAACCTGAAATCTAATCCAAACAAATCTTAGTAACGTTGGTAAGCACAACCGACAAAACGAAGATACTATTTTAATAAGACAAACATATGTTGAGTTCAATTTGTAACGTTGCTTTCACATAATAAAGGATTTATATTAGTAATTAAATTAAGTTATTTACGTTACTTAGAAATCAGATAATTAGTTATTAACTTGTTTAGTCGtttattgttttgtttttgttttataattaaaaacaaacatgtttatttgacaCCTACTATGGCCCTACACTATATGGCAAACCTTTTTATCAATAATTGGGTGACCCCATAAAAAGTTTAGAAGAATTAATTTCCTACGTCATATTCTGTTGATCAACTTTAGATTATTACAACCCACATGCAACCTGTCTTGTGGCTACGTGGTACTTTCTATATCTTTCGTTTAACATGACCAAGATTGTTTGCTTGGTTGCATCTGTTATTTGGATAATGAGTCAGTTGTTATTATGTTGACCTAATTTTATGAGAATATACATATAGAGgtatgtatatatacaaaatggagaaggttcattgaggaacactaaaaaagtatgaaacagcggggaaccgactcaaatgAACTCCGATTGAACTCATTCCAGCGGCATTGCAATCGggtcgtcgaaccctaactaagatctcttaaccctaaacacTAAAttctaactcctaaactctaaaccctaaagctaaaaaataaggctgaaacctaagctaaaccgtaaaatctaaattATAAACCTTAAAAGCTAAACCTTAAATGCTAaacataaagctaaaccctaaagctaaaccctaaaccctaaagatAAACACTAAAGTTAAACCATAAAGATAAActctaagctaaaccgtaaaagctaaaccctaatatagttagggtttagggttaagagattctagttagggttcgacgagccggttacAACGTCATtagaatgagtccaatcggagttcgtttgagtctattccccacttttttagtgttccccaataaaCCTCACACTATACACAATAATATTAATTGTCATCATCACTTTGTATATAGTATTCTATCCTTATCTTTTAAACGAATGATCTTCCATTGAAATAACTAGAAATTAGGGATTAAACGCATGGAGgttatgttttaaatttttaatcattttttaacTTGTGAGCGAACATGATATCTTGTTTTCGAATAATATGAGTTTCACAATTATGTATTTGATTTTGTATGTATTTGATTTTGTTCATCACAGGCAGCTAAAATCATGGTGGAATACtataaaatgactaaaagatCTTAGTTATTTTGACATCAAATCCGTATTCTTTTTGTGATATATCAACACAATGGTATATTGCTTTTTTttcaaaaggttaaaaggtttTTCATGGTTAGACATAATTAATTATGTGAATTTGATATAAACGAAACCGGGTATATACTTTGAGTTGGTAGAACGTATTGTCATCAATATACGCGCAGCCTATATATTTAGTACTTAGACTTTGGTGTTCATATACGTTCCCACATGAAGGTAATGAAATAAATGATTGTTGTAGTCTGGTTTTGCAGGGCATTAGCGATGCAACAAAGATCGTTTGTTGGTGAACAAGAGAGTGTAGGAGGGGACGGATCGATCGACCCTGATTCGGTGGCTCAGACCTACTGGTATTTGCACATTCAGCCTCGGGCTGCTTGGACTCAAGAAATAGATGTTCGCTCACCGAACCCCAAATTCTTCTAAAAAGTTGCAGCATACGTAtgattattttatattatttatcTTTTGTTTAATAGTTTGTTTTGTGTTTGCTTATTTATATGTATCTACTCCAGAACTTTGAAAATAGAAATTGTTAGTGTAGAACTTTCTATACATATAGGATGCCATTGTTATGGATTTGACTGTTATTGCTTCCGTGATAATAATCCTATTATATGTTTTACTTATCTTGTTTCAGTTTTAAGGATTGATTTGAATACTTAAAGATAAATCAGAAACAACCAAGTCTAACATTCCCCTGTAAGCTTAATTGAGACGAGAAACAACTTAAAGATAAACCAGGATCTCACACATTTTTTATAACGTTTTCTGATGAGATCCGGGTGTTGCAGCTGGCAACGTTGGATCTTGATAGGTACGGTGGTACCCTCGTCTCAGTGTAACAACCCGAGCTTGATATGATGTTGCGTGGTTGTGATTAATCAGCATCGCCTAATATTAGCAAGCCAAGTCTGGTCCAAAGCTACGGGCACCAAGCATTGCATGTTTTATGATTATATCGTGATGGTAACGTGTTCATACATAACAATATGCAAATCCATGACTATTTTTGATGGATCATATCATAAGCCACCTGACACTCAATAAGCCATGACATGTGACGCGGTGCCCCTTATTGCTACAATATTCACTTGAGTGACGCTACTAGAAAATCTGTAATTTTCCAACGAACTGAAATTCTCACACATTTCAGACGAAACTCCGAtggaaaaaaaaaccctaatttgaCGATAGAATTGCGACAGAAGCATAGAATTTACAATTTTCTTTTTTATCTTAGGTTTATGCCTGAGGACTTCCTAGCTCTAGTAGAGTTTCAGACAATATAAACACTAGTAATCCATTATTGCAACAtttgttatatttattatatttttggGTGGTAAATTATTCTCATTTCAGGTGATTACTTTTAGTTTTGTAGGCCTATAATCAATTTTAGATGGAAACCATCAACAGAGCCATATTTCTTATTTGGTAACACCAAAGTAACCTATTATATCACGATAATATATAGAAATATAAAGTTGGAAAATTCTCGCTACTCATAGCTATATTcattaatttatataaaaacataAAGGAAATAAAAATGCTTGTAACATTAACATTGAAAATAAGGAAGTAGAAAAGGGATACATGGTACATAAGGGGAGTCGTGTTCTCATAGGGCACACACAACTAAAGTGTACCACTTGCATATGACACCTAGTGAATCTCAGATTCACAAGACATGTCAGTCATAACAATAGCCGTCATGTGATAGACCTTGCTTTTACTTTGTCTACTATTACAGGAGGGTCCTTGGTGTTTGGTTCCAATCACTTGCAATCCATTCTTGTACCATTTAGGTCCATGCATTTGATGATTGGACGTACTCAAGAGAACGATCTAGAATTGTCGGCGATCCGTATTGATCATGGCCTTACTTGACACTAAGAAAAGTGGAATTATAAAACGACATTTATATAGATGTCTTAAGCTGAGGGTCGTTTGACCCAAAGCCAAACACGGCGTATATAGCATCCGGATATTCGGGTGAATTTATGGAGTTTACcatgtttaatttgatgtttttattgAATTTGGTGTGGAATATATTTACATTCTCTGTGTGTGCGAATTACAAGTCAAAACGCAAAAATGGTCCATCTGGAAGCAATTTGTTGAATGTTGAGGACTAGAAGAGTTAAATTTGGAAATAAGGAAGAAACTGGAGCAAATCTAGGTCCGACATGGATTAAATTGGGGTGGTGTAGACCATGGTGAATTCATCAGCGTGACATTAATGAAGGTTCAAGGCGTACTAGTTGAGAGCAACGGATGTTATGGTGATCTCGACGTATGTTACACCGAGGGTCCGTCAGTCGCTAGATATTTTGAATTCTTACCTATTCAATTCTCAAACCTAGAGTCACACACATTAACTattgagtgaattgcaagttttatctataaaattgacgagttttgtactttatgtttctaATTACTGCAATGTTTGTCCTTTGGCCCTAACCCAGTttattttttcagttaaattaaATCAAACAAGGATAGTTTCGTCATTTTACCCACCACaaatcactctctctctctctacctctTTCGACCACCACCATTGTTACCAAATCGCCACCACCAACAACCATCACTCTCAATATCACCACCACCAAACCTCTATCGCCACCATGATAATCCACCAAACTGAACTTGCAAAACCTCCAAATAAGAAAAGGATTCAGCTTGCAAAGTGAAAGTACTTCAAACTGACCTACCAAATAAAATTGTATGTCTTGAAAAAAAAGAAAGTTCtcaaacttggatttatcttttATGAATATGAAGTTCAATTACATCACAAATTCAATCACTAGTTGACTAAGAACACTAATCCATTTTTACTACAGAATCGCACTTAATTGACCAATACAAATAGAGAAATACCAACGATAAGGCATGTTACAGTTCCCCCAAATTCGTCCACCACCATGATAATGCACCGGAACAACAACAACCACTGTCAACACCGTCGCAACCATCACCACCGCACATCCACCCCTGTCGCGAATTATTCGAACACAGCCTCACCACCACGGTATGCCGATTTCGGCGAAGTCGAATTCCGGTAGCCGGAAAACGACTGTTTTCAGATCTGAAGATCGTTGATGAAGACATTCAGATCCGACGACCGTTGATGAAGATTCTTCTTCGGATCCGACGCGATGAAGACTATAACCACCAAGTTATTTAGGGTTTAATTTGGGAGACGTGAACAGGGATTCAACTATTGTCTGAAGGTTCTTGGGGGGTTAACAATGGTTAAGGATGGTATAGTGGTTTTTTTGttaaagtaatttttttttaataaaatggtGGGATTAATCTTATTTACATAATTAGTCCTTTTGAGATGAAATGACAGAAATGCCCTCATATGCAAGACATATGACTAGATTTAACATAAAATATTAACTGGGTTATGGTCAAAGGACATACAGTGCTAaattttgaaacataaagtacaaagtTCGTTAATTTTATAAACAAAGGACATCGCCTGAAACTTAGTATGTAGATAAAGGATAAAA from Helianthus annuus cultivar XRQ/B chromosome 7, HanXRQr2.0-SUNRISE, whole genome shotgun sequence includes the following:
- the LOC110928525 gene encoding very-long-chain 3-oxoacyl-CoA reductase isoform X1, yielding MMRSVSSSSSTRGIAAIVGVGPNLGRSVARKFAHEGYTVAILARDLGRLSRFADEIAREEKAQVYAIRIDCSESQSVREAFEGVLSLGFVEVLVYNAYQPIPWQYGGPSSFTDIRLDSFQKSLTVSSVSALHCAQQVLPGMVERGRGTIIFTGCAASLSGVAGFSELCCGKFALRGLSQCLAKEFHPLGIHVAHVIIDGVIGASRALAMQQRSFVGEQESVGGDGSIDPDSVAQTYWYLHIQPRAAWTQEIDVRSPNPKFF
- the LOC110928525 gene encoding very-long-chain 3-oxoacyl-CoA reductase isoform X2, which produces MMRSVSSSSSTRGIAAIVGVGPNLGRSVARKFAHEGYTVAILARDLGRLSRFADEIAREEKAQVYAIRIDCSESQSVREAFEGVLSLGFVEVLVYNAYQPIPWQYGGPSSFTDIRLDSFQKSLTVSSVSALHCAQQVLPGMVERGRGTIIFTGCAASLSGVAGFSELCCGKFALRGLSQCLAKEFHPLGIHVAHVIIDGVIGASSLVLQGISDATKIVCW